A portion of the Oncorhynchus gorbuscha isolate QuinsamMale2020 ecotype Even-year linkage group LG19, OgorEven_v1.0, whole genome shotgun sequence genome contains these proteins:
- the LOC124006473 gene encoding metalloreductase STEAP4-like: MTGQERSEEKSECVSLSPMREAVPAPPECERVCVFGTGDLGRSLGLRLLQAGYGVVFGSRRPHSSSSSLIPHGAQVLGHAAAAQSAHLIFIAVQREHYDFLVPLANQLKGKVLVDLSNNLRKNQYPEANAEYLQSLVPGAEVVKGFNTLSAWSLQNGPSDANRQVYICGESVEAKQAVMAVATKLGFSALDRGFLSVARELEDFPLQLFPQWRLPLYIATGLSAAFFFYLLIRDIIYAYVTQGEDISFRIMVSLANKVCPIVSLIMLSLCYLPGVLASFLQLYRGTKYRRFPDWLDRWMLCRKQLGLLALGFAFLHVLYTLIIPIRYYVRFKATERTVSVIRENRTTEFDTTAAWRGDSYLSLGILGFSLYVLLGITSLPSVSNVLSWREFSFIQSKLGHLTLLLCTAHTYLYGWNKFLSSSTYKWYTPPGYMLCLVIPSVVLLLKLLLITPCVDRTITRIRQGWERGADQRNPKDSQPLIT; encoded by the exons ATGACGGGtcaggagaggagtgaggagaagagTGAATGTGTGTCCCTGTCGCCGATGAGGGAGGCTGTGCCTGCCCCACCTGagtgtgagagggtgtgtgtgtttgggacgGGGGACCTGGGGCGCTCTCTGGGCCTGCGTCTGCTGCAGGCAGGGTACGGGGTGGTGTTCGGCAGCCGACGGccccacagcagcagcagcagcctcaTACCCCACGGAGCACAG GTCCTGGGCCATGCTGCAGCTGCTCAGTCAGCCCATCTGATCTTCATTGCAGTCCAGAGAGAACACTACGACTTCCTGGTACCACTGGCCAATCAGCTAAAGGGAAAG GTGTTGGTGGACCTCAGTAACAACCTGAGGAAGAATCAGTACCCAGAGGCCAACGCAGAATACCTGCAAAG CCTGGTCCCTGGAGCTGAGGTGGTTAAAGGCTTCAACACCCTGTCTGCCTGGAGTCTGCAGAATGGACCTTCAGATGCCAACAGACAG GTGTATATCTGCGGGGAAAGTGTGGAGGCCAAGCAGGCGGTGATGGCGGTAGCCACCAAGCTGGGTTTCAGTGCCCTGGACCGGGGCTTTCTCTCAGTGGCCCGGGAGCTGGAGGACTTCCCCCTGCAGCTGTTCCCCCAGTGGAGGCTCCCCCTGTACATCGCCACTGGCCTCAGTGCTGCCTTCTTCTTCTACCTGCTGATCAGAGACATCATCTATGCATACGTCACCCAGGGCGAAGACATCTCCTTCAGAATCATGGTCTCACTGGCTAACAAG GTGTGTCCCATCGTGTCTCTGatcatgctgtctctctgttaccTGCCTGGTGTCCTGGCTTCCTTCCTGCAGCTCTACAGAGGCACCAAGTACAG GCGCTTCCCTGATTGGCTGGACCGCTGGATGCTGTGCAGGAAACAGCTGGGTCTTCTGGCACTGGGGTTCGCCTTTCTGCATGTGCTCTATACACTTATCATACCCATACG GTACTATGTGAGGTTCAAGGCCACTGAACGCACTGTCTCTGTG atCAGAGAGAACAGGACCACTGAGTTTGATACAACGGCGGCCTGGCGTGGCGACTCCTACTTATCCCTGGGAATTCTGGGATTTAGCCTGTACGTCCTATTGGGAATCACATCTCTTCCCTCCGTCAGTAACGTTCTCAGCTGGAGGGAGTTCAGCTTCATACAG TCCAAGCTGGGTCACCTGACTCTGCTGTTATGTACGGCTCACACCTACCTGTATGGCTGGAACAAGTTTCTGAGTTCCTCCACCTACAAGTGGTACACCCCACCGGGCTACATGCTGTGTCTGGTGATTCCCTCTGTGGTGCTGCTACTCAAGCTGCTGCTCATCACCCCCTGTGTGGACCGAACCATCACCCGCATACGCCAGGGATGGGAGAGGGGGGCAGATCAGCGGAACCCTAAAGACAGCCAACCACTGAtaacttag